GTCCATGCCTATGGGACCAGCAAGGCGGGCGTCGTGCACCTCACGAGCACGCTCGCCGGTGCCTGGGGCCGGTCCGGTGTGAGAGTCAACGTGGTGACACCCGGATCGACACTGGTGCCGCGCGTCGAGGAGCGCATCCGCAGCGGGCGCTATGCGGCGGACCCGGCGGAATTCACGGCTCTCGGGCGGATGGTGCGTCCGCGCGAGGTGGCCGAAGTCATCGAGTTCCTCGCCTCGTCGCGCGCCTCGGCCATCACGGGCCAGAATATCGTGGTCGACGCCGGCTGGCAGGTGGCATCGACCTGGGCGCAATTCGGCGGGGTCCCGGGACCGGAGGGCGCCGTTGATCCGTCAGCCGGAGGCGACTGAGCCGCCCGGGGCACGGGGCTGGCGCAGCAGGCGGCGGGCGTTGTCCGCCCAGGCCGGATCGATGGCGTGGTCGTGGCCGGCCTCGTCCTGGTCCCAACCGGCGAAATTGGTTCCGTAGACGAGCCGGTCGTTGCCGACGGTCTGGCGCAGGAGTTCGAGGGCGCCGCCGGCACTGACGTGCGCGTCGTACCAGAGGCGGCAAAGTGCTTGCTCGAACGCGCCGTCCTGGCGCATGGCGTCGGTCGCCCAGGGGCGTTTGCGGGCGGCCTGGCCAAGACGGCCGGCGAGGAAAGGAATGGCGCCCCCGCCGTGGCTGATCCAGACGTCGAGCTTGGGATGGCGCTCGAGGACGCCGCCGAAGATCAGCGTCGCGACGGCGATCGATTCCTGACTTGCAAAGCCGATGATGACGTCGAGGTCGTACCGCTTGAGGTTGGGATCGCCGGGGGGGCCATCGATGCCGGCGGGGGCCGGGTGGAGGAAGAGTGGCACGTCGAGGCGCACGAACGTGTCGTAGAAATCGTCGAGGGCCTCGCTGTGCAGGGGCTCGGCGAACTCCGTGCCGATCGCGGCGCCCCAGAGGCCGAGCTCTCCGACCGCGCGTTCCAGTTCCTCGCGTGCGGCGACCGGATCCTGCATGGGGAGCGCGGCCAGTGCACCGAGCCGGTCGGGGTGCGCGCGCACGATCGCGGCCGAGCCGTCGTTGTGGCGGCGGCAGAAATTGACGGCATCGGCCGTTTCGATGTGGTGGAAATA
Above is a window of Hyphomicrobiales bacterium DNA encoding:
- a CDS encoding amidohydrolase family protein codes for the protein MNGIANAAVIDVHAHVRIAATTGAAGKYGPEFGEDADGRPWYRVGNYRLVGVRHTASPFTDPALRLERMGAAGIDFQVLSPSPLTYFHHIETADAVNFCRRHNDGSAAIVRAHPDRLGALAALPMQDPVAAREELERAVGELGLWGAAIGTEFAEPLHSEALDDFYDTFVRLDVPLFLHPAPAGIDGPPGDPNLKRYDLDVIIGFASQESIAVATLIFGGVLERHPKLDVWISHGGGAIPFLAGRLGQAARKRPWATDAMRQDGAFEQALCRLWYDAHVSAGGALELLRQTVGNDRLVYGTNFAGWDQDEAGHDHAIDPAWADNARRLLRQPRAPGGSVASG